The genomic stretch TACACAGGGATATTAAAAATTATCATCAATTGACTATAGAGGTTGACCGAAGTGTACAACTTTATAACTTAGAAAAACCTCATAAAGAGTTACAAAGATTAAGTCCTGTTGAATTTGAAAATTTGGATATAACTTTACAATTGCAAAAACACCGAGGATGAAAGAGTCATTTGATGCAAATAACAAAATATATGGGGTATCGAACCCCATATATTTTGAGCAAAAAACACCTCAGAATCTTGATGTATTCTCTGCAAATAATTCGAGTAAAAAGTTACACAAAACGGTCAACCCTATTTAGGCATTGACACTCCATAATCTATACTCCATACTCCATAATCAATAATCTCTATAATCCATACTCTATAATCGATACTCTATACTCCATACTACATAATCTATAATCTATACTCCATACTCCACTCTGCACTTCTCTAAACTTCTTTCCCAGATTTGATGTTTTCATTCCTTATGGAAACATCAAAAACGAAGATCAGCAAAGAATTACTTCTGAATTCCTACCGCATTTTTCGGTTCATAAAGCCCTATAAATGGTATTTTGTCTTTGGTATGATCTTCCTGGTCATCGGGAGCAGTCTGTTTATGATTTTTCCTGCAGCAGCTGGAGAAATGGCCAATACAGCGATTGGCAAAGGAAAATGGAATTTGAGTTTACCTCAATTTGGCTGGGTGTTCTTACTGATCCTGATCGTTCAGGGAATTCTTTCCTATTACCGTACAACTTTTTTTGCTTATGTGAGTGAATACGGGATGGCAGACCTGCGTAAAGCGCTTTATGAAAAATCATCACTCAGGAAATGGCTTTTTTGAAAGCCATCGCATTGGTGAACTCACAAGTCGTTTGACTGCTGATGTAGAACAATTACAGGCCAGTTTTTCTATTACCCTTGCAGAGCTGATCCGGCAATTGGTGGTATTGATAGGCGGGATCATCATCATTGCATGGATGACCCCTCATTTAGCCCTCACCATGCTAATGACTTTTCCGGTCATCGTGATCGCCAGTATTTTTTTCGGGAGATACATTCGGAAACTATCAAGAGCCAGACAAGATGGATTGGCAGCTACCAACATCATCGTCGAAGAAAGTCTGCAATCATTTCACAACGTAAAAGCATTTGCTAACGAAGATTTTGAAGTCAGGCGTTATTCGCATT from Saprospiraceae bacterium encodes the following:
- a CDS encoding transposase: MQNPFLELTAKYEIRNSMCEYAWENGKAERINGIIKNNYLIHRDIKNYHQLTIEVDRSVQLYNLEKPHKELQRLSPVEFENLDITLQLQKHRG